In a genomic window of Arachnia rubra:
- a CDS encoding GNAT family N-acetyltransferase, which yields MNEPALVKNETEHRYELFLGDRLAAFAEYLQRGPSTELPHTVTKPEFRGQGLAGKVVDFALADIAAAGKKVRPTCPYVARRIAEKPEFAHLLER from the coding sequence ATGAACGAGCCAGCCTTGGTGAAAAATGAAACCGAGCACCGCTATGAGCTGTTTCTGGGTGACCGGCTGGCTGCGTTTGCTGAATACCTGCAGCGAGGCCCGTCCACCGAGCTACCGCACACCGTGACCAAGCCGGAGTTCCGGGGACAGGGACTTGCGGGGAAAGTGGTTGATTTCGCGCTGGCTGATATTGCAGCCGCGGGCAAGAAGGTACGGCCCACCTGCCCCTATGTCGCCAGGCGGATAGCTGAGAAACCTGAGTTCGCGCATCTGCTGGAACGGTGA
- a CDS encoding sirohydrochlorin chelatase, with translation MSAPGIVLVARGDDDPAVRASFDVVIGHLTSLRPDLKVGLGLLNSNTPTVHEAVTSLAATGIEEIAMVPMDLVSATDHSPVLGHARDEVEAAHPGLSIVIARPIGPDIDLLNVLDAKLRDALHRANAVEVDALVLACPDGGDMRGSSLLARRARQWGAHHRLPVQLAQNDITGRATAIAINALRSQGRRNIAVGSLFLTSGPVFRVHQQTAIRAGALAVTSPITEDPRVTELILARYAFAAMRLLDIDPHEDGT, from the coding sequence ATGTCGGCACCGGGCATAGTGCTTGTCGCACGCGGTGACGACGACCCAGCGGTGCGGGCTTCCTTTGACGTCGTGATAGGTCACCTGACGAGCCTCCGCCCTGACTTGAAGGTGGGTCTCGGCCTCCTGAACAGCAACACCCCGACCGTTCATGAGGCTGTCACATCCCTAGCAGCCACCGGGATCGAGGAGATCGCCATGGTCCCGATGGATCTCGTGTCGGCCACAGACCACTCCCCCGTGCTGGGCCATGCCCGTGACGAGGTTGAGGCCGCGCACCCTGGGCTCAGCATCGTCATCGCGAGGCCTATCGGCCCGGATATCGATTTGCTGAATGTCCTGGACGCGAAGCTCCGCGATGCCCTACATCGTGCGAATGCAGTGGAAGTGGATGCTTTGGTCTTGGCCTGCCCTGATGGTGGAGATATGCGCGGCAGCTCTCTGCTCGCACGCCGCGCCAGGCAGTGGGGGGCACACCACAGGCTTCCCGTGCAGCTGGCCCAGAACGACATCACCGGCCGTGCGACTGCGATCGCCATCAATGCCCTGCGTTCCCAAGGGCGCCGTAACATTGCCGTCGGATCGCTGTTTCTGACGTCAGGGCCAGTTTTCCGTGTCCACCAGCAGACCGCGATCAGGGCAGGCGCCTTGGCTGTGACCTCCCCGATAACAGAAGATCCGAGAGTGACCGAGCTGATCCTGGCGCGCTACGCATTCGCGGCCATGCGGCTGCTGGACATCGACCCTCACGAGGATGGAACATGA
- the thrS gene encoding threonine--tRNA ligase has translation MSASIVVIRAGSRESVELMTTTTTGLDLFGGDRAVVAMRVNGEILDLQRELSDGDEVTPVLASSDEGLSIIRHSTAHMTAQALQHLFAEAKLGIGPPITDGFYYDFATAPLTPEDLKAVEKQMGQIVREKQRFVRREVGDEEARSELANEPFKLELIADKGGGSSADGSSVEVGEGQLTIYDNVRRDGSVAWRDLCRGPHVPHTGYLQAFALTKSSAAYWRGDQRNTGLQRVYGTAWASKEDLKAYQTRMAEAAKRDHRKLGTELDLFSFPDEIGSGLAVFHPNGAVVRMEMEDYSRRRHVAEGYQFAYTPHLTKASLFETSGHLDWYADGMYPPMQMDEERDAEGNVRKQGQDYYLKPMNCPMHNLIFRSRGRSYRELPLRLFEFGTVYRNEKSGVVHGLTRARGFTQDDAHIYCTREQMRGELTNLLTFVLDLLKDYGLNDFYLELSTKNPEKFVGDDQAWEEATEVLAEVAKASGLELVPDPGGAAFYGPKISVQTKDAIGRTWQMSTIQLDFNLPERFALEYQAADGTRQRPVMIHRALFGSIERFFGVLTEHYAGAFPAWLAPVQVLGVPVAEEFNEYLSEVARQLRAHGIRVDLDFSDDRFGKKIRNASKSKVPFILIAGGEDRDAGAVSFRFRDGSQLNGVPVAQAVERIRSHITSRVNTDPGAE, from the coding sequence GTGTCTGCGTCTATCGTCGTTATCCGTGCCGGCTCCCGCGAGAGCGTGGAACTGATGACGACCACCACTACCGGGCTCGATCTGTTCGGCGGCGATCGTGCCGTGGTTGCCATGCGCGTCAACGGGGAGATCCTGGACCTGCAGCGTGAGCTCAGCGACGGCGACGAGGTCACCCCGGTCCTGGCAAGCAGCGATGAGGGGCTGAGCATCATTCGTCACTCCACTGCTCACATGACCGCGCAAGCACTGCAGCATCTGTTCGCTGAGGCGAAACTTGGTATCGGGCCGCCGATCACCGATGGTTTCTACTACGACTTCGCGACCGCCCCGCTCACGCCGGAGGACCTCAAAGCGGTGGAGAAACAGATGGGGCAGATCGTCCGCGAGAAGCAGCGTTTCGTGAGACGGGAGGTCGGTGATGAGGAGGCGCGAAGTGAACTGGCTAATGAGCCCTTCAAACTCGAGTTGATCGCGGACAAAGGGGGCGGCTCGTCGGCTGACGGATCGTCCGTCGAGGTGGGGGAGGGACAGCTCACCATCTATGACAACGTCCGCCGCGACGGCTCCGTTGCCTGGCGTGATCTGTGCCGCGGGCCTCACGTGCCGCACACGGGCTACCTTCAGGCCTTCGCACTCACCAAGTCCAGTGCAGCCTATTGGCGTGGTGACCAGCGCAACACCGGACTGCAGCGTGTGTATGGCACTGCGTGGGCCAGCAAGGAGGATCTGAAGGCCTACCAGACCCGCATGGCCGAGGCGGCCAAACGCGACCACCGCAAACTCGGCACAGAGCTAGATCTATTCTCATTCCCGGACGAGATCGGTTCAGGCCTGGCGGTGTTCCACCCCAACGGCGCAGTGGTGCGGATGGAGATGGAGGACTATTCCCGGCGCCGCCACGTCGCTGAAGGCTACCAGTTCGCCTACACCCCTCACCTGACGAAGGCTTCGCTGTTCGAGACCTCCGGGCATCTTGACTGGTATGCCGACGGCATGTACCCGCCCATGCAGATGGATGAGGAGCGTGACGCAGAGGGCAATGTCCGCAAGCAGGGTCAGGATTACTACCTGAAGCCCATGAACTGCCCCATGCACAACCTGATCTTCCGGTCACGGGGCCGCTCCTACCGGGAGCTGCCGCTGAGACTGTTCGAATTCGGTACCGTGTACCGCAATGAGAAATCCGGCGTGGTACATGGCCTGACCCGGGCCCGGGGCTTTACCCAGGACGATGCCCACATTTACTGCACCCGCGAACAGATGCGCGGTGAGCTGACCAACCTGCTCACCTTCGTCCTGGACCTGCTCAAGGACTACGGCCTGAACGATTTCTACCTTGAGCTGTCGACCAAGAACCCCGAGAAGTTCGTGGGCGATGATCAGGCCTGGGAGGAGGCAACCGAGGTCCTGGCTGAGGTTGCGAAGGCATCCGGTCTGGAACTTGTGCCAGATCCTGGAGGGGCTGCCTTCTATGGTCCGAAGATCTCCGTCCAGACCAAGGACGCCATCGGGCGCACCTGGCAGATGTCCACTATCCAGCTCGATTTCAACCTGCCGGAACGTTTCGCACTGGAATACCAGGCGGCTGACGGTACCCGCCAGCGACCGGTCATGATCCACCGCGCGCTCTTCGGCTCCATCGAACGATTCTTCGGGGTGCTCACCGAGCACTATGCCGGCGCCTTCCCTGCCTGGTTGGCACCGGTCCAGGTCCTTGGCGTTCCTGTTGCCGAGGAGTTCAACGAGTACCTGTCGGAGGTTGCCAGACAGCTGAGAGCCCACGGGATCCGAGTTGATCTGGATTTCTCGGATGACCGGTTCGGCAAGAAGATCCGAAATGCCTCGAAATCGAAGGTGCCATTCATCCTCATCGCGGGCGGTGAGGATCGTGATGCGGGAGCCGTCAGTTTCCGTTTCCGGGATGGCTCACAGCTCAACGGGGTGCCTGTGGCACAGGCGGTGGAGCGAATCCGGTCCCACATCACTTCCCGCGTCAACACTGATCCGGGTGCGGAATGA
- the msrB gene encoding peptide-methionine (R)-S-oxide reductase MsrB translates to MTEYFPLDLPDQEWRKRLDDLEYHVLRESGTEPPFTGEYTDTTSTGVYECRACGTELFRSEAKFASHCGWPSFFEPLAGDRVIYLEDRSIPGRPRVEVRCRACNSHLGHVFHGEGYDTPTDDRYCINSVCLRLVPARHQTSSGEDT, encoded by the coding sequence ATGACGGAGTACTTCCCACTCGACCTGCCCGATCAGGAATGGCGGAAGCGACTGGACGATCTCGAATACCACGTGTTGCGGGAATCCGGAACAGAACCTCCCTTCACTGGCGAATACACCGATACCACCTCCACTGGTGTCTATGAATGCCGGGCCTGCGGAACCGAGCTGTTCCGTAGCGAGGCGAAATTTGCCTCTCATTGTGGCTGGCCAAGTTTCTTCGAGCCACTTGCTGGGGACCGCGTCATCTACCTGGAAGACCGCTCTATCCCCGGCCGCCCCAGAGTCGAGGTCCGGTGCAGGGCCTGCAATTCCCACTTGGGGCATGTCTTCCACGGCGAGGGATACGACACGCCCACAGATGACCGGTATTGCATAAACTCAGTCTGCTTGCGACTTG
- a CDS encoding NAD-dependent succinate-semialdehyde dehydrogenase: protein MEAVSAENSLVARALAIAPTGVFVGGSWRETQSDFEVLNPATGQAIAQVSDASAEDGMAALDAAVSAQESWAHTAPRERAELLRNLFEIVMERAEELAVLMTLEMGKPLVEARGEVFYGAEFLRWFSEEAVRLNGRYSTTPEGTLRIITMPRPVGPVLAVTPWNFPLAMATRKLGPALAAGCTGILKPSKLTPLTALAFAEACRRAGIPDGVVNVVATSSSAALTGPLLHDPRLRKLSFTGSTAVGKALLREAAANVLRVSMELGGCAPFIVFDDADLERAVAAAKSAKLRNMGEACNAANRFYVAHELADEFATRLATEFRGLVVGDGLDPATDIGPIITSEQLHRLRGLVSSAQMHGSQVLVGGEEIAGPGYFYRPTVLTVPDPGEPVVCEELFGPVAPVVPFDSEEQVLSWANASPVGLAAYVHTANIDRALRMSERLEAGMVGINSAAISNPAAPFGGVKHSGLGREGGSEGIAEYLETIYVGIPI, encoded by the coding sequence ATGGAGGCTGTTTCTGCAGAAAATTCATTGGTGGCCCGCGCGCTCGCCATTGCCCCTACTGGGGTTTTCGTAGGGGGGTCCTGGCGCGAGACTCAGTCAGATTTCGAGGTCCTGAACCCCGCCACAGGACAGGCAATCGCCCAGGTAAGTGACGCGAGTGCGGAGGATGGCATGGCAGCGCTGGATGCAGCTGTCTCAGCGCAGGAGAGCTGGGCACATACTGCTCCGAGGGAGCGTGCAGAGCTGCTGAGGAACCTATTCGAGATCGTTATGGAGCGCGCGGAAGAGCTTGCGGTCCTGATGACCCTGGAGATGGGGAAACCCCTGGTCGAGGCACGTGGTGAAGTCTTTTACGGGGCCGAATTCCTCCGCTGGTTCTCCGAAGAGGCCGTGCGTCTCAACGGCCGCTATTCCACGACCCCGGAAGGCACCTTGCGTATCATCACCATGCCGCGCCCCGTCGGTCCCGTGCTGGCGGTCACCCCGTGGAACTTCCCCCTGGCGATGGCAACCCGCAAGCTCGGCCCGGCGCTGGCAGCAGGATGCACCGGTATCCTGAAACCTTCGAAACTGACCCCTCTGACGGCCCTTGCCTTCGCTGAGGCCTGTCGGCGGGCGGGCATCCCCGACGGCGTGGTCAACGTCGTGGCTACCTCTTCCTCGGCAGCATTGACGGGACCCCTGCTTCATGACCCGCGGCTCCGGAAGCTTTCTTTCACAGGATCGACGGCTGTGGGGAAGGCCCTTTTGCGTGAGGCCGCGGCAAATGTGCTGCGAGTCTCGATGGAACTTGGGGGTTGCGCCCCATTCATCGTCTTCGATGACGCCGACCTGGAACGCGCCGTGGCAGCTGCGAAATCCGCCAAACTCCGGAATATGGGGGAGGCCTGCAACGCAGCCAACAGGTTCTACGTCGCACATGAGCTGGCTGATGAGTTCGCCACGAGGCTCGCCACAGAATTCAGAGGGCTTGTGGTCGGGGATGGTCTCGACCCCGCAACCGATATCGGGCCCATCATCACCTCTGAGCAGCTGCATCGTCTCCGAGGCCTGGTGTCAAGCGCCCAGATGCATGGCTCCCAGGTGCTGGTGGGCGGCGAGGAGATCGCAGGGCCTGGCTACTTCTATCGGCCAACCGTCCTGACTGTCCCCGACCCCGGTGAGCCTGTGGTGTGTGAGGAATTGTTCGGTCCGGTCGCCCCGGTGGTCCCCTTTGACTCCGAGGAGCAAGTGCTCAGCTGGGCGAACGCTTCCCCTGTGGGGCTGGCTGCCTACGTTCACACCGCAAATATCGATCGCGCGCTGCGCATGTCTGAGCGGCTTGAGGCCGGCATGGTGGGAATCAACTCTGCTGCCATCTCGAACCCGGCAGCGCCCTTCGGGGGAGTCAAGCATTCCGGGCTTGGGCGAGAAGGCGGTTCAGAGGGTATCGCCGAGTATCTGGAGACAATCTACGTTGGCATCCCCATCTGA
- a CDS encoding HIT family protein, which translates to MTEPSSRLCGVPDAFQRLWTPHRMVYIEGDKPEDETGCPFCLAPARGDDDGLIVARGEHAFVVMNLFPYSPGHLLVCPYRHVSGYVDATAEETREMADFTQRAISVLTQVSHPDGFNIGMNQGAVAGAGIAAHLHQHVVPRWAGDMNFMPVIGRTRALPQLLGDARQQLAEAWLTTT; encoded by the coding sequence ATGACAGAGCCCTCTTCACGTCTATGCGGCGTTCCCGATGCCTTCCAGCGGCTGTGGACCCCGCACCGGATGGTCTACATAGAGGGGGACAAGCCAGAGGACGAGACTGGTTGCCCGTTCTGTCTGGCTCCCGCGAGAGGTGATGATGACGGGCTAATCGTGGCTCGCGGCGAGCATGCCTTCGTCGTGATGAATCTTTTTCCCTACTCCCCAGGGCACCTGCTGGTCTGCCCCTACCGGCATGTCAGCGGATACGTCGATGCTACGGCTGAAGAAACTCGGGAGATGGCAGATTTCACCCAGCGTGCCATCAGTGTCCTGACACAGGTTTCCCATCCTGACGGCTTCAACATCGGTATGAATCAAGGTGCTGTGGCCGGAGCCGGGATCGCTGCACATCTACACCAGCATGTGGTGCCCCGGTGGGCGGGTGACATGAACTTCATGCCGGTGATTGGCCGTACCCGTGCCCTGCCCCAGCTGCTGGGCGACGCGCGTCAGCAGCTGGCAGAAGCATGGCTGACTACGACCTAG